The Reichenbachiella carrageenanivorans region TTCCTTGGGGAGCAAAAAACAGCGATACCTACACCTACAGATGATGCGGTGAGTATCACTAGAGACATGGCTGTGGGCTGGCCTGCAGATCGCACAGAAAATGGTTGGTATCTGGGCTATCTGGGAGACGATAAATGGCAAATGGAATGGGTGAAAAATGATCCCATCTTCTGGGGCATTCGAGCTTCGGTGACAGGAGCCTCTAGTGTATCTACAGATTGGACTCCACAAAACCACCATGTACAAGACATCCTCCTGAGAAATGATGGCGATCGATTGGTAGATGTGACAGAAGAGGCGCACTTGCCGCTTGGTGGCAATCATCAGGGCGCTACTATTGCTGATTTCAACAACGATGGGTACATGGACCTGTTTGTCTACCGATTTGGGATGTTGAGGAAGCGCGTGGAGGACTTGTTGCTATTGAATACTGGCGAAGGCACATTCATACAAGTGGCCAATCATGGCGCCCATGATCTGAATGATCAAGGACATGGAGACATGGGGCAGGCATTCGATTTCGACCTAGATGGAAGAGTAGATTTGCTCAACGGCAGCGACAACCCTGGTCGCTGGTATCTCTATCAAAACAACACGAAAGAAGGCTTGGGACACTTTGCACTGGTGCAAGTAGGATATAGTCCTGAGTCTAATGTAGACCCCATTTCGGCAGAAGTAGAAATCGTAATTGCGTCAGGGAAACAAAAAAGACGGGTAGGATCTGCCGGAGAAATCCATTCGCAGAGCCTACTCAATACCATTCATTTTGGCTTAGGCCAAGAGCAGGTCATAGACCAGATCACAGTGACTTGGAGAAATGGGGAACAAAAAACAATAACAAACACACTTGCTGACGAGCTTGTGAAATTCTAGTACTCATATTATGTCCAACTATTTGTTTTACATCATATATTTTGCTTGGCTCGTCTTAGCGCCGCTTGCGATCAGCGCACAGCCTCAGGGGGGTGGCCAGTGGGTAGCTGTAGCTGAGCTCACGGATGAGTTCGATGGACTATCGCTGGACAGTAGCAAGTGGGATAGCTACCATCCGCACTGGCAGGGGCGGCCTCCCAGCAAGTTTATTCCAGACAATACCGTAGTCAAAGATGGTTATTTGCAACTCCGAGCCAGCGTGCTGCAGAATCCTAGTACTGTGGCCAATCCGAGTCAAGACCTATGGGTAGGTGCAGCTGCTTGCGTGTCGAAAGGCTGGTCCGCCAAGCCAGGCTATTACTACGAAGCTCGGATCAAAGCCTCAGACCTTTCTATGACTTCTTCGTTTTGGTTTAGGGTGGGCCAGTATTCAGAGATAGACGTACTGGAGCACATCGGACATGCTTCCAACGACCGCTCCAAAACCTTGGGCAAAGACTTGTCCTACCAGTATCATTCCAATACTTTCTACTATGGCTCTCATCAAGGCTTAAAACTGAAAAACGCAGAAAGTCCTCTAAAGGAGCGGGGCAGAGAGGTATTTCATGTATTTGGATTTTGGTGGAAAGATGCCGAAACCTTGCTGTTTTACCTTGATGGAAAATTGGTTCATGAGATTGCACCTAGAGTGCCCTTTGCGGAAAACCTCAAAATGATTTTTGATACTGAAGTGTTTGCAGAATACTCAGGGGAGTTTGGTATGCCCGGTTTACCCAGAGTAGAAAACCTCACCGACAGCACGAAAAACACTATGTATGTAGATTATGTCCGAACGTATAAAATGATTAAAAAATGAAAAGTAAAAACATTGTAAGCGCGATATGTTTGATGTTAATCTTAGCCTTGGTCGCGCAGGCCCAGCCTAAGCCTAATATTTTGCTCATTTTATCCGACGATGCTGGATATGCAGATTTTGGATTTCAGGGTAGTCAGATCATGAAGACACCGCACTTGGATCGGTTGGCCAAACAAGGCATGCGTTTCGAGCAGGCTTATGTTTCTGCCGCGGTTTGTGGTCCTTCTAGAGCAGGGCTGCTTACGGGCAAATACCAGCAGCGGTTCGGATTTGAGGAAAACAATGTGCCAGGCTATATGAGCGCTTCTGGCACTACTGGCGACGACATGGGATTGCCGTTAGATCAGCTTACAGTAGCCAATTATTTGCAAAATTTAGGCTATCGCACGGCTTTGTTTGGCAAATGGCATATGGGCAATGCAGATCGATTTCACCCACTGCAACGCGGGTTTGATGAGTTTTATGGATTTAGAGGAGGAGCCAGAAGCTATTTTGAATACGACGACGAGCATCCCAATCATAGACAAGAGGATTATCTCGAAAGAGGGTTTGGACAATTTGAAGAAACGGAAGTGTACCTCACCGATGCGCTGGCAGACGAGACCAATGCTTTTATAGAAAGAAATCAAGACCAACCATTTTTTGCCTTTTTGGCATTCAATGCCGTACATACCCCGATGGAAGCCAAGCCCGAAGACCTGGCCAAGTTTCCTGACCTAGAGGGCAAAAGACAGCAGTTGGCCGCTATGACGCTGGCACTGGATCGTGCCATAGGACAGGTACTCGACAAGCTAAAGGAGCTGGATTTGGATGAAAACACGCTGGTGGTTTTTACCAACGACAATGGTGGACCATCCGACACCAATGCCTCTGTGAATGATCCCCTCAGTGGCACCAAAGCCAAT contains the following coding sequences:
- a CDS encoding LamG domain-containing protein; this encodes MSNYLFYIIYFAWLVLAPLAISAQPQGGGQWVAVAELTDEFDGLSLDSSKWDSYHPHWQGRPPSKFIPDNTVVKDGYLQLRASVLQNPSTVANPSQDLWVGAAACVSKGWSAKPGYYYEARIKASDLSMTSSFWFRVGQYSEIDVLEHIGHASNDRSKTLGKDLSYQYHSNTFYYGSHQGLKLKNAESPLKERGREVFHVFGFWWKDAETLLFYLDGKLVHEIAPRVPFAENLKMIFDTEVFAEYSGEFGMPGLPRVENLTDSTKNTMYVDYVRTYKMIKK
- a CDS encoding sulfatase, producing MKSKNIVSAICLMLILALVAQAQPKPNILLILSDDAGYADFGFQGSQIMKTPHLDRLAKQGMRFEQAYVSAAVCGPSRAGLLTGKYQQRFGFEENNVPGYMSASGTTGDDMGLPLDQLTVANYLQNLGYRTALFGKWHMGNADRFHPLQRGFDEFYGFRGGARSYFEYDDEHPNHRQEDYLERGFGQFEETEVYLTDALADETNAFIERNQDQPFFAFLAFNAVHTPMEAKPEDLAKFPDLEGKRQQLAAMTLALDRAIGQVLDKLKELDLDENTLVVFTNDNGGPSDTNASVNDPLSGTKANHLEGGIRVPFLMRWTGVIDKKSTYAYPISTLDLLPTFVKAAGGHPDTIASLDGVDLMPYVLGNNSDRPHQTLYWKKENRGAIREGDWKLLRFPDRPAELYYLPTDASETNNLATANPEKVKAMYKNLFAWELTLERPKWQLQRKYEGAAMKRMDDYKKK